A region of the Cannabis sativa cultivar Pink pepper isolate KNU-18-1 chromosome 3, ASM2916894v1, whole genome shotgun sequence genome:
GCTGATATTCATCATGCTAATATGCTGTGagtttctcttctctctctctcttactatttttttttttttttttttaaattaaaatattgctTCACCTTTTTTTCATTTGTAGAGATAAATTTAAGCTGCTTTTCTAAATAAGATTATATTGGAAATGTATTATTGTTGTGGGGTTTCCTTGCTTTAAATGAAGCAGAAAAGAATCCTATTTTATGAAACCCCAGAGAATCACTCAGTCAGATGAGTTTCATTTTTGGGAATTTGTTTTTATCTTACAAgtatttccttttaaaaaaaaaagaaccaaATGTCCAATCTCTAATGTTCATGAAGTTCAGGAATATGAGttagaaaaagggaaaaaaaaattaaagcaaaCTATTTgggtttaaaattttaaatggaGTGGAATGTGTATAAAAgtgcttttttctttctttctttaatttGTGTACTTTGGTTTAATCTGATACTGTTGTTTGTTGACCAGTGTGCTTACATTGACAAAAGCTTATTATCAGTGTAATAATTTAACTTATTTTGTACTTCATACTTTTTTTTGCTAGTCAAACTATACAAATATTGGGCAATTTATAGATTTAAGTCAACCATGATTTGAAATTTATATTGCAAATGATCTACCAAAAAAAAAGCAGTATACTGTTGCAATGTTGTTTAATCCATAATGTTTCTTTTACATTGCACAAAATCAGGCTTTTCATTGTTCTTTGTACATCAAATGTTTTTGCAGGGCAGCTTCGATTCCAAGGGGAAAAGGCGGTAAATATCTTCAGATGAAATTGGTTTACAGTGAATTGGCACCTATTTTCGTGTTTTTGTTACAATGGATGGATTGCTCGTGTTCGTGTCTACTCTCAAGCTACTTGAACCTTTTCCATGTTGTTGTACATAAGGTCAATCTCCAATTCCCTGTTTATGTGTTTTGAACAAAAACTATGGCTATTAACTTGAATTGTTTGAGTGAAAGTTGTTTGAATCCTTTGTCTCTTTAGATGCGATCGGATGGAAGGCCAAATATCGCTTCTTATGGAAGAAAAGCATCCATTAGTGAATTCTATGGTAATGTAGACATTTCTCAGTAGTTTTCTACTCTTTGAAGTTTGCTTTTGTATTTCTAGTTCTCTTAAGTTTGACCAAATAGTATGGTAAGTTTAAGGCAATCGTTTTGTTTTAAACTGCAGCTGTTATACTCCCATCACTTCAGCGTCTCCACAGCGATTCATCAGAGTTCGAAATCACTCAAGAGAAAAGTCTTAACTCAGAAATCGCAATCAGAAAGAGGTATGAAGAAAAGAGGAAGCGTTTGGATGCAGATT
Encoded here:
- the LOC115708923 gene encoding E3 ubiquitin-protein ligase AIRP2; translation: MLGCYQQLAARPSYQDSLKILEADIHHANMLAASIPRGKGGKYLQMKLVYSELAPIFVFLLQWMDCSCSCLLSSYLNLFHVVVHKMRSDGRPNIASYGRKASISEFYAVILPSLQRLHSDSSEFEITQEKSLNSEIAIRKRYEEKRKRLDADSDREDECGICLEPCTKMVLPNCCHAMCINCYRDWNTRSESCPFCRGSIKRVNSEDLWVLTSGNDVVDTETALKDDALRFFLFINSLPKDIPDALFVMYYEYLF